Proteins from one Esox lucius isolate fEsoLuc1 chromosome 19, fEsoLuc1.pri, whole genome shotgun sequence genomic window:
- the etfa gene encoding electron transfer flavoprotein subunit alpha, mitochondrial, with product MYRAINKTYFKQLSGLLQRFQSTLVIAEHNNDKLTPITLNAITAAKKLGGDVSCLVAGTDCTKVAQEISKVLGVKTVLIAQNDAYKGSLPEELTPLILATQKQFNFTHICAGASAFGKNLLPRVAAKLDVAPISDIVEIKSPDTFVRTIYAGNALSTVKCNESVKVFTIRGTSFEPAGEGGSATSEEVAPLAPVGMSEWLEAALTKSDRPELTSAKVVVSGGRGLKSGDNFKLLYDLADKMNAAVGASRAAVDAGYVPNDLQVGQTGKIVAPELYIAVGISGAIQHLAGMKDSKIIVAINKDPEAPIFQVADYGLVADLFKAVPEMTAALSK from the exons TCTGGTCTCCTCCAGCGGTTTCAAAGCACCTTGGTGATTGCAGAGCACAACAATGACAAGCTGACACCTATTACACTAAATGCTATCACTGCTGCAAAGAAGCTAGGCGGAGATGTGTCCTGTTTGGTTGCTGGAACAGACTGTACAAAG GTTGCACAGGAAATCAGCAAAGTCCTTGGTGTGAAGACCGTTCTAATAGCTCAAAATGATGCTTACAAAGGCTCTCTGCCAG AGGAGTTGACTCCCCTTATTTTGGCAACACAGAAGCAGTTCAACTTCACTCATATTTGTGCTGGAGCATCTGCTTTTGGGAAG AATTTGCTTCCCAGAGTGGCTGCTAAGTTGGATGTTGCACCTATTTCGGACATCGTTGAGATCAAATCCCCTGACACATTTGTCAGAACCATCTATGCTG GTAATGCCCTCAGCACTGTCAAGTGTAATGAAAGTGTCAAAGTTTTCACCATCAGAGGAACATCCTTTGAGCCTGCTGGGGAGGGAGGCAGTGCTACATCTGAGGAAG ttgCTCCTTTGGCTCCAGTTGGGATGTCGGAGTGGCTGGAAGCAGCCTTGACCAAGAGTGACCGTCCAGAGTTGACCAGTGCTAAAGTTGTGGTGTCTGGAG GAAGGGGCCTGAAAAGTGGAGACAACTTCAAGTTGCTTTATGACCTTGCTGACAAAATGAATGCTGCAG TTGGTGCTTCCAGAGCTGCTGTGGATGCTGGATATGTCCCCAATGACTTGCAGGTTGGACAGACTGGCAAGATAGTGGCCCCT GAGTTGTATATCGCTGTTGGTATCTCTGGAGCTATACAGCATCTGGCGGGGATGAAGGACAGCAAG ATCATTGTGGCCATCAACAAGGACCCAGAGGCCCCCATCTTCCAGGTGGCTGACTATGGCCTGGTGGCGGATCTGTTCAAG GCTGTCCCTGAGATGACTGCAGCATTGAGCAAATGA
- the tmem266 gene encoding transmembrane protein 266 — protein MSNLQAPSQTQAGASELEVISQQVEEDNQCHAPVQLVSFAYRDLPLAALDISLAGSQLISNLDEEDNREGSNWLKPCCGRRAALWQVCLLSAGFNCFLVACVVLVVLLLCLELLIDTKLLQFNNAFQFACIIHWFSLAILSVFFTETVLRIVVLGIWDYIENKVEVFDGAVIVLSLAPMVASTVANGPSSPWDAIGLIITLRIWRVKRIIDAYVLQVKVEMEMEIQQYEKAKAVREEQLERLTQICQEQAFEIRQLRAHLAQQDLDLVAEREAAMQIHSVWGKQSSAFQEVDGLAPRHPEQRSQAKAREAAAPGDPVVQDDMNNYISQYYSEASSDVGIPDPARVITTAAIDVHLPNNPSQLPSSLVSADAASSRLQRTGSSVSEASHTSASRSSFSAHQHSVSSHTLGSAADCSSTVREASTSTDSYSGQRCYPPPYCSPLALGAQPEPRGHPNAVVQELLSSLSQDSCLRQKGLDPVNLKPPSPASSVKSSPELEHRLNIYNRRNQESRGGFHTKPLIHLQASESFLEEKYRLSQADSPVSCMPET, from the exons GGCCCCATCCCAAACCCAAGCTGGAGCCTCTGAGCTGGAGGTGATCTCCCAGCAGGTGGAAGAGGACAACCAGTGTCACGCTCCCGTTCAACTGGTCAGCTTTGCTTACAGAGACCTGCCTCTGGCCGCGCTGGACATCTCCCTGGCAGGATCCCAGCTCATCTCCAACCTGGACGAAGAGGACAACCGAGAGGG gTCTAACTGGTTGAAGCCGTGCTGTGGGCGGAGGGCCGCCCTGTGGCAGGTGTGTCTGCTGAGCGCAGGATTCAACTGTTTCCTGGTAGCCTGTGTTGTCCTGGTGGTGCTGCTGCTGTGTCTAGAGCTGCTCATCGACACCAAGCTCCTGCAGT TTAACAACGCGTTCCAGTTTGCCTGCATCATCCATTGGTTCAGCCTGGCCATTCTGTCTGTGTTCTTCACTGAG acTGTGTTAAGGATTGTGGTACTGGGGATCTGGGATTACATTGAGAACAAAGTGGAG GTGTTTGACGGTGCGGTCATTGTGCTGTCCCTGGCCCCTATGGTGGCCTCCACAGTGGCTAACGGACCCAGCAGCCCCTGGGACGCCATCGGCCTCATCATCACTCTGCGCATCTGGAGGGTCAAGAGGATAATCGACG CATACGTACTGCAGGTGAAGGTGGAAATGGAGATGGAGATCCAGCAGTATGAGAAGGCCAAGGCTGTCAGGGAGGAGCAGCTGGAGAGACTCACCCAGATCTGCCAGGAGCAGGCC TTTGAGATCAGACAGCTCCGGGCCCACCTGGCCCAGCAGGACTTGGATCTGGTAGCGGAACGAGAGGCTGCCATGCAGATCCACAGTGTATGGGGAAAGCAGAGCAGTGCCTTCCAAGAGGTGGACGGCCTGGCCCCAAGACACCCGGAGCAGCGCAGCCAGGCTAAAGCCAGGGAGGCAGCAGCCCCAGGAG ATCCAGTTGTTCAAGATGACATGAACAACTACATCAGCCAGTACTACAGTGAGGCTAGCAGTG ATGTCGGGATTCCAGACCCTGCCCGGGTCATCACCACTGCAGCCATAGACGTGCACCTGCCCAATAACCCCAGCCAGCTGCCCTCCTCCCTGGTGAGTGCGGACGCCGCCTCCAGCCGTCTGCAGCGCACGGGAAGCTCTGTGAGCGAAGCCTCCCACACCAGCGCCTCCCGTTCCAGCTTCAGTGCCCACCAGCACAGCGTCAGCAGCCACACCCTGGGCTCCGCCGCCGACTGCAGTTCCACCGTCCGAGAGGCCTCCACCTCCACGGACTCCTACAGCGGCCAGCGCTGTTACCCTCCGCCCTACTGCAGCCCCCTGGCCCTGGGCGCGCAGCCTGAACCCAGGGGACACCCCAACGCCGTGGTGCAGGAGCTGCTCTCCTCCTTATCTCAGGACTCCTGTCTACGCCAGAAGGGCCTGGACCCGGTTAACCTCAAACCGCCCAGCCCTGCCAGCTCCGTCAAGTCCAGCCCCGAGCTGGAGCACAGGCTCAACATCTATAACAGGAGGAATCAGGAGAGCCGGGGAGGATTCCACACAAAGCCCCTCATCCACCTGCAGGCCAGCGAGTCCTTCCTAGAGGAGAAGTACCGGCTTTCTCAGGCTGACTCCCCTGTCAGCTGCATGCCCGAGACATAG